In Juglans microcarpa x Juglans regia isolate MS1-56 chromosome 4S, Jm3101_v1.0, whole genome shotgun sequence, a single window of DNA contains:
- the LOC121263303 gene encoding tetratricopeptide repeat protein SKI3 isoform X2, translating to MGESEEESEEAVQRRLEESVNASPDDPSLHFELGLLLWEKGGESEKEKAAEHFVISAKLNPQNAAAFRFLGHYYAHFSVDAKRALKCYQRAVSLNPDDSHSGESLCDLLDNEGKESLEVSVCRDASEKSPKAFWAFRRLGYVQLHQNKWSEAVQCLQYAIRGYPTCADLWQALGLAYQRLGRFTAASKSYGRAIELDNTNVFALVESGNIFLTLSSFKEGVEQFRQALEISPQSVCAQYGLASGLLGLAKECVNLGAFRWGASVLEEASTVAIASTHLAGNMSCIWKLHGDIQESQGLELDAEAFNTSILSWTRTCCFAAGSAKCSYQRALHLAPWQANIYSDIAITADLILSLDKCSGSNLTVWKLSEKMALGALLLEGDNCEFWVALGCLSGHNALKQHAFIRGLQLDVSLAMGWAYLGKFYRKEGANQLAKQAFDCARSIDPSLSLPWAGMAADFHARGLAPDEAFEGCLRAVQTFPLAQFQIGLAKLALLSGHLSSSQVFGAIKQAVQHAPHFPESHNLHGLVCEARFDYQSAAAAYRLACCAISSVSAIVPNSHARDISLNLARSLCKAGNAQDALLECENLKKEGMLDTEGLQIYAFSLWQLGKFDLTLSVVRSLAVSISTMKQTSVAAPVGFICRMLYFMSGVDSVISNILEMPKELFQNSGISFIVSAINALDQINRLESVVSSSRSVLRSHEEITGMHFLIALGKLIRHGTEFCLGFQSGVAHLKKCLHKFPNSILLRNLLGYLLLSSTDWNDSHLATRCCNVDAPDLDFDLPNQGLKSASEILGAGAVACYAIGNKNPKFSFPTCTYHCMNEPGAIQQLQKCFHREPWNPNFRYLLVLNLLQKAREERFPHHLCVILERLISVALSSGLYSKTDMSYRNYQLLLCASEISLQIGNKISCINHAKTASVLLLPDAYLFFSHLQLCRAYAAEGDIRNLQKEYTRCLELKTDYQIGWICLKFMESRYDMETDSNILELSFRDSSKERNYSWNMWMAIFNMVWGLISIWNQDFLSAEEFLDQACSLAGTESCFVFCHGATCMELARQLCGSQFLSFAIKSLTKAQEASLVPLPIVSLLLAQAEGSLGSKEKWERNLRLEWFSWPPEMRPAELFFQMHLLARQSKSAPNSTSNIEFCQSPERWVLRAIHTNPSCVRYWKVLQKLIG from the exons ATGGGAGAATCG GAAGAAGAAAGCGAAGAAGCTGTTCAGAGACGGTTGGAGGAGTCGGTGAATGCTTCTCCCGATGATCCCTCTCTTCATTTTGAACTT ggACTCTTGTTGTGGGAGAAAGGGGGAGAATCCGAGAAGGAGAAGGCGGCGGAGCACTTCGTGATATCGGCCAAACTAAACCCTCAAAACGCTGCGGCTTTCAGATTTCTTGGCCATTACTACGCCCATTTCTCCGTTGATGCCAAGCGGGCTCTCAAGTGTTATCAGAGAGCTGTCTCCCTAAACCCCGATGATTCACATTCCGGA gagTCTTTGTGTGATTTATTGGACAATGAAGGAAAGGAGAGTTTGGAGGTGTCTGTGTGCAGAGACGCTTCAGAAAAGTCGCCTAAGGCTTTCTGGGCGTTTCGGAGACTGGGTTACGTGCAGCTTCATCAAAACAAATGGTCTGAAGCTGTACAGTGCCTTCAATATGCTATTCGGGGTTATCCTACCTGTGCTGATTTATGGCAA GCTCTGGGTCTTGCCTACCAGCGCTTGGGAAGGTTTACCGCTGCTAGTAAG TCTTATGGGCGAGCCATTGAATTGGACAATACAAATGTGTTTGCATTGGTTGAAAGTGGAAACATATTTTTGACGCTTAGTTCCTTTAAAGAG GGAGTTGAGCAGTTTCGGCAAGCTCTAGAGATTTCACCTCAGAGTGTGTGTGCACAATATGGGCTTGCATCTGGGCTACTTGGTTTGGCAAAGGAATGTGTTAACTTGGGGGCATTCAGATGGGGAGCTTCGGTATTAGAG gAGGCATCTACTGTTGCAATAGCAAGTACTCATTTGGCTGGAAATATGTCATGTATTTGGAAGTTGCATGGTGATATTCAG GAAAGCCAGGGTTTAGAACTTGATGCGGAAGCCTTTAACACTTCCATCCTTTCCTGGACGCGGACTTGCTGTTTCGCTGCGGGATCTGCAAAATGTTCTTATCAGCGGGCTCTGCACCTGGCCCCATGGCAAGCTAACATTTATTCTGATATTGCAATAACTGCAGATCTGATATTGTCTTTGGATAAGTGTTCTGGGAGCAACTTAACTGTTTG GAAACTGTCGGAGAAGATGGCTTTGGGGGCCTTGTTACTTGAGGGTGACAATTGTGAGTTTTGGGTGGCCTTGGGATGTCTGTCTGGCCATAATGCATTGAAACAACATGCCTTTATCAGGGGATTGCAATTGGATGTTTCTCTAGCTATGGGTTGGGCATACTTGGGGAAG TTTTACCGGAAAGAGGGTGCAAaccaattggcaaaacaagcattTGATTGTGCTAGAAGTATAGATCCTTCGCTTTCATTACCATGGGCAGGCATGGCAGCTGATTTTCATGCTAG GGGTCTTGCACCAGATGAGGCTTTTGAGGGCTGCTTAAGAGCTGTGCAGACATTTCCT CTTGCACAGTTCCAAATTGGTCTTGCAAAGCTTGCTCTGTTGTCAGGACATCTCTCATCTTCACAG GTTTTTGGAGCTATCAAGCAAGCTGTGCAGCATGCACCTCACTTTCCTGAATCACATAATTTACATGGGCTGGTTTGTGAGGCACGATTTGATTATCaatctgctgctgctgcttatCGGTTGGCATGCTGTGCAATCAGCAGTGTTTCAGCTATTGTCCCAAATTCTCATGCCAGAGATATATCACTTAATTTGGCAAGATCTCTTTGTAAG GCAGGGAATGCTCAAGATGCTTTGCTGGAATGTGAGAATTTGAAGAAAGAAG GTATGCTTGACACGGAGGGTTTGCAAATATATGCTTTCTCTTTATGGCAACTTGGCAAATTTGACTTGACCCTTTCCGTGGTGAGAAGTCTGGCAGTGAGTATTTCTACCATGAAACAGACATCTGTGGCCGCCCCAGTTGGTTTCATATGTAGAATGCTATATTTCATGTCTGGAGTGGATTCAGTAATCAGTAATATCCTGGAAATGCCAAAGGAACTCTTTCAGAATTCAGGAATTAGTTTTATAGTGTCTGCTATTAATGCTCTTGATCAAATTAATCGGCTAGAGTCAGTTGTTTCAAGCAGCCGATCAGTTCTTAGATCTCATGAAGAGATCACTGGAATGCACTTTTTGATAGCACTTGGTAAACTC ATCAGACATGGGACAGAGTTCTGTCTTGGATTTCAGAGCGGAGTTGCTCATCTTAAAAAATGTCTTCACAAGTTCCCTAACAGTATTTTGTTGAG GAACCTACTTGGTTATCTTCTGCTCTCTAGTACGGATTGGAATGATAGTCATCTTGCAACTAGGTGCTGCAATGTAGATGCCCCAGACCTTGATTTTGACCTTCCAAATCAAGGTTTAAAATCAGCGAGTGAAATCCTTGGTGCCGGAGCAGTTGCTTGTTATGCGATAGGCAATAAGAATCCAAAGTTTTCTTTTCCAACATGTACATACCACTGCATGAATGAACCTGGAGCTATTCAACAGCTGCAAAA ATGCTTCCATCGAGAACCCTGGAATCCTAATTTTCGGTACTTGCTTGTACTCAATCTTCTACAAAAGGCACGCGAAGAGAGATTTCCTCATCATCTCTGTGTTATACTTGAGCGGCTAATATCTGTGGCACTTTCCAGTGGATTGTACTCAAAGACAGACATGTCTTATAGAAACTACCAGCTTTTACTCTGTGCTTCTGAGATCAGCCTGCAAATTGGGAATAAAATTAGCTGCATCAACCATGCCAAAACTGCTTCAGTACTTTTGCTTCCTGATGCTTATCTATTCTTTTCACACTTACAATTGTGCCGTGCCTACGCTGCTGAAGGTGATATTAGAAATCTTCAGAAAGAGTATACAAGATGCTTGGAACTCAAGACCGATTATCAGATTGGTTGGATATGTCTGAAATTTATGGAATCACGATATGATATGGAAACTGATTCAAACATTTTAGAACTGAGCTTCAGAGATTCCTCAAAAGAGAGGAATTATTCGTGGAATATGTGGATGGCCATATTTAATATGGTGTGGGGTCTGATTTCTATATGGAACCAGGATTTCCTTTCTGCAGAAGAGTTTCTTGACCAAGCTTGTTCTTTGGCTGGTACTGAGAGCTGCTTTGTTTTCTGTCATG GTGCTACCTGCATGGAGCTTGCCAGGCAGTTGTGTGGTTCACAGTTCCTATCGTTTGCTATTAAGAGTCTCACTAAAGCTCAAGAAGCCTCTCTCGTTCCTCTGCCAATTGTCTCCCTATTGCTGGCTCAGGCAGAGGGAAGCCTTGGTTCTAAAGAAAAGTGGGA
- the LOC121263303 gene encoding tetratricopeptide repeat protein SKI3 isoform X4: MGESEEESEEAVQRRLEESVNASPDDPSLHFELGLLLWEKGGESEKEKAAEHFVISAKLNPQNAAAFRFLGHYYAHFSVDAKRALKCYQRAVSLNPDDSHSGESLCDLLDNEGKESLEVSVCRDASEKSPKAFWAFRRLGYVQLHQNKWSEAVQCLQYAIRGYPTCADLWQALGLAYQRLGRFTAASKSYGRAIELDNTNVFALVESGNIFLTLSSFKEFYRKEGANQLAKQAFDCARSIDPSLSLPWAGMAADFHARGLAPDEAFEGCLRAVQTFPLAQFQIGLAKLALLSGHLSSSQVFGAIKQAVQHAPHFPESHNLHGLVCEARFDYQSAAAAYRLACCAISSVSAIVPNSHARDISLNLARSLCKAGNAQDALLECENLKKEGMLDTEGLQIYAFSLWQLGKFDLTLSVVRSLAVSISTMKQTSVAAPVGFICRMLYFMSGVDSVISNILEMPKELFQNSGISFIVSAINALDQINRLESVVSSSRSVLRSHEEITGMHFLIALGKLIRHGTEFCLGFQSGVAHLKKCLHKFPNSILLRNLLGYLLLSSTDWNDSHLATRCCNVDAPDLDFDLPNQGLKSASEILGAGAVACYAIGNKNPKFSFPTCTYHCMNEPGAIQQLQKCFHREPWNPNFRYLLVLNLLQKAREERFPHHLCVILERLISVALSSGLYSKTDMSYRNYQLLLCASEISLQIGNKISCINHAKTASVLLLPDAYLFFSHLQLCRAYAAEGDIRNLQKEYTRCLELKTDYQIGWICLKFMESRYDMETDSNILELSFRDSSKERNYSWNMWMAIFNMVWGLISIWNQDFLSAEEFLDQACSLAGTESCFVFCHGATCMELARQLCGSQFLSFAIKSLTKAQEASLVPLPIVSLLLAQAEGSLGSKEKWERNLRLEWFSWPPEMRPAELFFQMHLLARQSKSAPNSTSNIEFCQSPERWVLRAIHTNPSCVRYWKVLQKLIG; the protein is encoded by the exons ATGGGAGAATCG GAAGAAGAAAGCGAAGAAGCTGTTCAGAGACGGTTGGAGGAGTCGGTGAATGCTTCTCCCGATGATCCCTCTCTTCATTTTGAACTT ggACTCTTGTTGTGGGAGAAAGGGGGAGAATCCGAGAAGGAGAAGGCGGCGGAGCACTTCGTGATATCGGCCAAACTAAACCCTCAAAACGCTGCGGCTTTCAGATTTCTTGGCCATTACTACGCCCATTTCTCCGTTGATGCCAAGCGGGCTCTCAAGTGTTATCAGAGAGCTGTCTCCCTAAACCCCGATGATTCACATTCCGGA gagTCTTTGTGTGATTTATTGGACAATGAAGGAAAGGAGAGTTTGGAGGTGTCTGTGTGCAGAGACGCTTCAGAAAAGTCGCCTAAGGCTTTCTGGGCGTTTCGGAGACTGGGTTACGTGCAGCTTCATCAAAACAAATGGTCTGAAGCTGTACAGTGCCTTCAATATGCTATTCGGGGTTATCCTACCTGTGCTGATTTATGGCAA GCTCTGGGTCTTGCCTACCAGCGCTTGGGAAGGTTTACCGCTGCTAGTAAG TCTTATGGGCGAGCCATTGAATTGGACAATACAAATGTGTTTGCATTGGTTGAAAGTGGAAACATATTTTTGACGCTTAGTTCCTTTAAAGAG TTTTACCGGAAAGAGGGTGCAAaccaattggcaaaacaagcattTGATTGTGCTAGAAGTATAGATCCTTCGCTTTCATTACCATGGGCAGGCATGGCAGCTGATTTTCATGCTAG GGGTCTTGCACCAGATGAGGCTTTTGAGGGCTGCTTAAGAGCTGTGCAGACATTTCCT CTTGCACAGTTCCAAATTGGTCTTGCAAAGCTTGCTCTGTTGTCAGGACATCTCTCATCTTCACAG GTTTTTGGAGCTATCAAGCAAGCTGTGCAGCATGCACCTCACTTTCCTGAATCACATAATTTACATGGGCTGGTTTGTGAGGCACGATTTGATTATCaatctgctgctgctgcttatCGGTTGGCATGCTGTGCAATCAGCAGTGTTTCAGCTATTGTCCCAAATTCTCATGCCAGAGATATATCACTTAATTTGGCAAGATCTCTTTGTAAG GCAGGGAATGCTCAAGATGCTTTGCTGGAATGTGAGAATTTGAAGAAAGAAG GTATGCTTGACACGGAGGGTTTGCAAATATATGCTTTCTCTTTATGGCAACTTGGCAAATTTGACTTGACCCTTTCCGTGGTGAGAAGTCTGGCAGTGAGTATTTCTACCATGAAACAGACATCTGTGGCCGCCCCAGTTGGTTTCATATGTAGAATGCTATATTTCATGTCTGGAGTGGATTCAGTAATCAGTAATATCCTGGAAATGCCAAAGGAACTCTTTCAGAATTCAGGAATTAGTTTTATAGTGTCTGCTATTAATGCTCTTGATCAAATTAATCGGCTAGAGTCAGTTGTTTCAAGCAGCCGATCAGTTCTTAGATCTCATGAAGAGATCACTGGAATGCACTTTTTGATAGCACTTGGTAAACTC ATCAGACATGGGACAGAGTTCTGTCTTGGATTTCAGAGCGGAGTTGCTCATCTTAAAAAATGTCTTCACAAGTTCCCTAACAGTATTTTGTTGAG GAACCTACTTGGTTATCTTCTGCTCTCTAGTACGGATTGGAATGATAGTCATCTTGCAACTAGGTGCTGCAATGTAGATGCCCCAGACCTTGATTTTGACCTTCCAAATCAAGGTTTAAAATCAGCGAGTGAAATCCTTGGTGCCGGAGCAGTTGCTTGTTATGCGATAGGCAATAAGAATCCAAAGTTTTCTTTTCCAACATGTACATACCACTGCATGAATGAACCTGGAGCTATTCAACAGCTGCAAAA ATGCTTCCATCGAGAACCCTGGAATCCTAATTTTCGGTACTTGCTTGTACTCAATCTTCTACAAAAGGCACGCGAAGAGAGATTTCCTCATCATCTCTGTGTTATACTTGAGCGGCTAATATCTGTGGCACTTTCCAGTGGATTGTACTCAAAGACAGACATGTCTTATAGAAACTACCAGCTTTTACTCTGTGCTTCTGAGATCAGCCTGCAAATTGGGAATAAAATTAGCTGCATCAACCATGCCAAAACTGCTTCAGTACTTTTGCTTCCTGATGCTTATCTATTCTTTTCACACTTACAATTGTGCCGTGCCTACGCTGCTGAAGGTGATATTAGAAATCTTCAGAAAGAGTATACAAGATGCTTGGAACTCAAGACCGATTATCAGATTGGTTGGATATGTCTGAAATTTATGGAATCACGATATGATATGGAAACTGATTCAAACATTTTAGAACTGAGCTTCAGAGATTCCTCAAAAGAGAGGAATTATTCGTGGAATATGTGGATGGCCATATTTAATATGGTGTGGGGTCTGATTTCTATATGGAACCAGGATTTCCTTTCTGCAGAAGAGTTTCTTGACCAAGCTTGTTCTTTGGCTGGTACTGAGAGCTGCTTTGTTTTCTGTCATG GTGCTACCTGCATGGAGCTTGCCAGGCAGTTGTGTGGTTCACAGTTCCTATCGTTTGCTATTAAGAGTCTCACTAAAGCTCAAGAAGCCTCTCTCGTTCCTCTGCCAATTGTCTCCCTATTGCTGGCTCAGGCAGAGGGAAGCCTTGGTTCTAAAGAAAAGTGGGA
- the LOC121263303 gene encoding tetratricopeptide repeat protein SKI3 isoform X1 produces the protein MGESEEESEEAVQRRLEESVNASPDDPSLHFELGLLLWEKGGESEKEKAAEHFVISAKLNPQNAAAFRFLGHYYAHFSVDAKRALKCYQRAVSLNPDDSHSGESLCDLLDNEGKESLEVSVCRDASEKSPKAFWAFRRLGYVQLHQNKWSEAVQCLQYAIRGYPTCADLWQALGLAYQRLGRFTAASKSYGRAIELDNTNVFALVESGNIFLTLSSFKEGVEQFRQALEISPQSVCAQYGLASGLLGLAKECVNLGAFRWGASVLEEASTVAIASTHLAGNMSCIWKLHGDIQLAYAKCFPWTEESQGLELDAEAFNTSILSWTRTCCFAAGSAKCSYQRALHLAPWQANIYSDIAITADLILSLDKCSGSNLTVWKLSEKMALGALLLEGDNCEFWVALGCLSGHNALKQHAFIRGLQLDVSLAMGWAYLGKFYRKEGANQLAKQAFDCARSIDPSLSLPWAGMAADFHARGLAPDEAFEGCLRAVQTFPLAQFQIGLAKLALLSGHLSSSQVFGAIKQAVQHAPHFPESHNLHGLVCEARFDYQSAAAAYRLACCAISSVSAIVPNSHARDISLNLARSLCKAGNAQDALLECENLKKEGMLDTEGLQIYAFSLWQLGKFDLTLSVVRSLAVSISTMKQTSVAAPVGFICRMLYFMSGVDSVISNILEMPKELFQNSGISFIVSAINALDQINRLESVVSSSRSVLRSHEEITGMHFLIALGKLIRHGTEFCLGFQSGVAHLKKCLHKFPNSILLRNLLGYLLLSSTDWNDSHLATRCCNVDAPDLDFDLPNQGLKSASEILGAGAVACYAIGNKNPKFSFPTCTYHCMNEPGAIQQLQKCFHREPWNPNFRYLLVLNLLQKAREERFPHHLCVILERLISVALSSGLYSKTDMSYRNYQLLLCASEISLQIGNKISCINHAKTASVLLLPDAYLFFSHLQLCRAYAAEGDIRNLQKEYTRCLELKTDYQIGWICLKFMESRYDMETDSNILELSFRDSSKERNYSWNMWMAIFNMVWGLISIWNQDFLSAEEFLDQACSLAGTESCFVFCHGATCMELARQLCGSQFLSFAIKSLTKAQEASLVPLPIVSLLLAQAEGSLGSKEKWERNLRLEWFSWPPEMRPAELFFQMHLLARQSKSAPNSTSNIEFCQSPERWVLRAIHTNPSCVRYWKVLQKLIG, from the exons ATGGGAGAATCG GAAGAAGAAAGCGAAGAAGCTGTTCAGAGACGGTTGGAGGAGTCGGTGAATGCTTCTCCCGATGATCCCTCTCTTCATTTTGAACTT ggACTCTTGTTGTGGGAGAAAGGGGGAGAATCCGAGAAGGAGAAGGCGGCGGAGCACTTCGTGATATCGGCCAAACTAAACCCTCAAAACGCTGCGGCTTTCAGATTTCTTGGCCATTACTACGCCCATTTCTCCGTTGATGCCAAGCGGGCTCTCAAGTGTTATCAGAGAGCTGTCTCCCTAAACCCCGATGATTCACATTCCGGA gagTCTTTGTGTGATTTATTGGACAATGAAGGAAAGGAGAGTTTGGAGGTGTCTGTGTGCAGAGACGCTTCAGAAAAGTCGCCTAAGGCTTTCTGGGCGTTTCGGAGACTGGGTTACGTGCAGCTTCATCAAAACAAATGGTCTGAAGCTGTACAGTGCCTTCAATATGCTATTCGGGGTTATCCTACCTGTGCTGATTTATGGCAA GCTCTGGGTCTTGCCTACCAGCGCTTGGGAAGGTTTACCGCTGCTAGTAAG TCTTATGGGCGAGCCATTGAATTGGACAATACAAATGTGTTTGCATTGGTTGAAAGTGGAAACATATTTTTGACGCTTAGTTCCTTTAAAGAG GGAGTTGAGCAGTTTCGGCAAGCTCTAGAGATTTCACCTCAGAGTGTGTGTGCACAATATGGGCTTGCATCTGGGCTACTTGGTTTGGCAAAGGAATGTGTTAACTTGGGGGCATTCAGATGGGGAGCTTCGGTATTAGAG gAGGCATCTACTGTTGCAATAGCAAGTACTCATTTGGCTGGAAATATGTCATGTATTTGGAAGTTGCATGGTGATATTCAG CTTGCATATGCCAAGTGTTTTCCCTGGACAGAGGAAAGCCAGGGTTTAGAACTTGATGCGGAAGCCTTTAACACTTCCATCCTTTCCTGGACGCGGACTTGCTGTTTCGCTGCGGGATCTGCAAAATGTTCTTATCAGCGGGCTCTGCACCTGGCCCCATGGCAAGCTAACATTTATTCTGATATTGCAATAACTGCAGATCTGATATTGTCTTTGGATAAGTGTTCTGGGAGCAACTTAACTGTTTG GAAACTGTCGGAGAAGATGGCTTTGGGGGCCTTGTTACTTGAGGGTGACAATTGTGAGTTTTGGGTGGCCTTGGGATGTCTGTCTGGCCATAATGCATTGAAACAACATGCCTTTATCAGGGGATTGCAATTGGATGTTTCTCTAGCTATGGGTTGGGCATACTTGGGGAAG TTTTACCGGAAAGAGGGTGCAAaccaattggcaaaacaagcattTGATTGTGCTAGAAGTATAGATCCTTCGCTTTCATTACCATGGGCAGGCATGGCAGCTGATTTTCATGCTAG GGGTCTTGCACCAGATGAGGCTTTTGAGGGCTGCTTAAGAGCTGTGCAGACATTTCCT CTTGCACAGTTCCAAATTGGTCTTGCAAAGCTTGCTCTGTTGTCAGGACATCTCTCATCTTCACAG GTTTTTGGAGCTATCAAGCAAGCTGTGCAGCATGCACCTCACTTTCCTGAATCACATAATTTACATGGGCTGGTTTGTGAGGCACGATTTGATTATCaatctgctgctgctgcttatCGGTTGGCATGCTGTGCAATCAGCAGTGTTTCAGCTATTGTCCCAAATTCTCATGCCAGAGATATATCACTTAATTTGGCAAGATCTCTTTGTAAG GCAGGGAATGCTCAAGATGCTTTGCTGGAATGTGAGAATTTGAAGAAAGAAG GTATGCTTGACACGGAGGGTTTGCAAATATATGCTTTCTCTTTATGGCAACTTGGCAAATTTGACTTGACCCTTTCCGTGGTGAGAAGTCTGGCAGTGAGTATTTCTACCATGAAACAGACATCTGTGGCCGCCCCAGTTGGTTTCATATGTAGAATGCTATATTTCATGTCTGGAGTGGATTCAGTAATCAGTAATATCCTGGAAATGCCAAAGGAACTCTTTCAGAATTCAGGAATTAGTTTTATAGTGTCTGCTATTAATGCTCTTGATCAAATTAATCGGCTAGAGTCAGTTGTTTCAAGCAGCCGATCAGTTCTTAGATCTCATGAAGAGATCACTGGAATGCACTTTTTGATAGCACTTGGTAAACTC ATCAGACATGGGACAGAGTTCTGTCTTGGATTTCAGAGCGGAGTTGCTCATCTTAAAAAATGTCTTCACAAGTTCCCTAACAGTATTTTGTTGAG GAACCTACTTGGTTATCTTCTGCTCTCTAGTACGGATTGGAATGATAGTCATCTTGCAACTAGGTGCTGCAATGTAGATGCCCCAGACCTTGATTTTGACCTTCCAAATCAAGGTTTAAAATCAGCGAGTGAAATCCTTGGTGCCGGAGCAGTTGCTTGTTATGCGATAGGCAATAAGAATCCAAAGTTTTCTTTTCCAACATGTACATACCACTGCATGAATGAACCTGGAGCTATTCAACAGCTGCAAAA ATGCTTCCATCGAGAACCCTGGAATCCTAATTTTCGGTACTTGCTTGTACTCAATCTTCTACAAAAGGCACGCGAAGAGAGATTTCCTCATCATCTCTGTGTTATACTTGAGCGGCTAATATCTGTGGCACTTTCCAGTGGATTGTACTCAAAGACAGACATGTCTTATAGAAACTACCAGCTTTTACTCTGTGCTTCTGAGATCAGCCTGCAAATTGGGAATAAAATTAGCTGCATCAACCATGCCAAAACTGCTTCAGTACTTTTGCTTCCTGATGCTTATCTATTCTTTTCACACTTACAATTGTGCCGTGCCTACGCTGCTGAAGGTGATATTAGAAATCTTCAGAAAGAGTATACAAGATGCTTGGAACTCAAGACCGATTATCAGATTGGTTGGATATGTCTGAAATTTATGGAATCACGATATGATATGGAAACTGATTCAAACATTTTAGAACTGAGCTTCAGAGATTCCTCAAAAGAGAGGAATTATTCGTGGAATATGTGGATGGCCATATTTAATATGGTGTGGGGTCTGATTTCTATATGGAACCAGGATTTCCTTTCTGCAGAAGAGTTTCTTGACCAAGCTTGTTCTTTGGCTGGTACTGAGAGCTGCTTTGTTTTCTGTCATG GTGCTACCTGCATGGAGCTTGCCAGGCAGTTGTGTGGTTCACAGTTCCTATCGTTTGCTATTAAGAGTCTCACTAAAGCTCAAGAAGCCTCTCTCGTTCCTCTGCCAATTGTCTCCCTATTGCTGGCTCAGGCAGAGGGAAGCCTTGGTTCTAAAGAAAAGTGGGA